Below is a window of Andrena cerasifolii isolate SP2316 chromosome 5, iyAndCera1_principal, whole genome shotgun sequence DNA.
ATTACTTCCTGTGAACCGTCAATTTGTACTGCTAATCCTCTAGACGTACGTAACTTCAACTTCATTTCCTTCGCTATTTTTATACTCCCGCTCATAATAATTAACTCTATGTCTTGAGCGAGGCCTGCCAGTAAGTCTCTACCGCATTTCAACGAAATTGTTGGCTGTGTCTTAGCTACTTCGTAACATAACCGAGGATTTAAAACGGGCGACAGAAATTCCAATTTCTCTTCGATAACTAGCGATAATTGGCCAACTTTGTAAAAGCCAGGCTGATCAACGCGTCTAACCAACGTAAACGTATTCACGCTCGGCTTCATTATAAATCCATCGCACGTTAAGGCTCTGCTAAAATCACCTTTCGCATTTACAGACGGTTTCCTATGCTTTGTACTGTCAGAACGTCTCACAACGGGTTTGGTATTTCTGTGTACAACACTAGCAGATCCAAGACTTTTATCTTCTTTGTAATCTAAATACGAATACACCTGTAACTGAAGCAGGGTTGGATCGAACGGTTTCATATCTTCTAGAGTACACTTCGATAATCTGCAAGTACAAGATCTATTAATTGACGCCTAACGCTAAACTAACGGAATTCGCACAGCACTATCCACCATGTATCTACAAGCAATCGTTATTTACACAGAACGTAGGTGTTTTTACATACAGCGGCATCGTAGGTTCAGCTGGCAATTTAGATCCTTTTTTCTTATTGGGTACCAAAGGCTTCTGAATTTCTTCGATAGATATAGATGCCATAGTACATTTCACCTCTCTAGGAAATAAACTTTGCACACTGATCTCGATATTAACCACGCAATCTTGCACCACTTTATCCATCACTTTAACTTCCATACTGAGTATTAGAAAGGCGCATCCAAGCTCTATGAGTAATGGTTGAGGAGACGAAATCATTTTCATATATCCAAACATCTCTGCGAAATATGTATTACGAACAGTGACGTGCAATACATCCAAACTGGCGATCGCTGCGCAAACTTTTGTGTATTTCTCAACGTCGTCCATCCTTTTATAACACTGCGCAAGTTCAAGTTGAGTTTGCGCTGCTAAGTGGGCCCAACCTTCGTCGGTGTAAGTTTTTAAGGCGTCTGATAAAAATGCCACAGCTTTCTGATTCTCCCCGAGCTCGCTGTAAAACTGTGCTAGCTCCTTCCCTATTAATCTGGCCGATCGAATGCGACCCACGTGCTTGTAAGTACCCATAGCTAATTCCGCATGCTCAAGATATTGCTTTTTAAACGCCTCTTTCGACGAGAGCGCTTCTTTTAACTTATCGGTCGGTGTTAATTTCCCCTCCATCTGTGACTCAGAGTCTCCCATACCAGCTATAAGATAAACAACTGTGTGTAATTGCTCGCTCGATGGTTCATTCCCAGGCATCAGACCACACAGCTTTCCTAAATCGCCTAACTGAAATAGATCATCATGGTTAAGAAGAGCCTTCGGTTAATATACGGTTTTAGTGACTCACCTTATCCCTGGCAAGAGCCCATAGACTAGCTGTATGTAAAGAGCAAAGATCTAGTTGCTGATTATTATCAATGTTATAAGATGATAATTGACAAGCTTGCAGCACTTCCAATGCGCAGAGGAAAGACCAACACTCGATGGATCCTTCGGGTCGTTGAACTTCTAAGATACGTAATTCGCTTAATGTATTGTGAACAAACGATAAGCACCTTTGTGCGAcctaaattaaaattcattcatGTCTGTAGTTTTATTCCGAATCAATAAACGGCCGATTCTTCGCAAATAAAGGAATCACGGGCTAATGTTAGCTTGTACATACCTCCCATGGTTTGTTAAGCGCTAGTAACATGGCACACTGTCTACTGAATAAATAACTTCTAAGATCTAATAATGATGCTTTACACTCGGCCAAAAGATATCTTAAATGATGATTTGTACCATTACTTAAATTAACGCCTGGCCAATTATTCAACGGagtttgaaacaaatttaaccAGATTGGAGTATCTGCAAGAATTTCGTTTAAttattcattttataattcttaagGGGGAGAGTAACTAATTAGAGAAAGAACTGATATACCTCCCGCGTTCGAATTAAGCACAAACTGCGTAAAAAGAGCATCTAACTCGTCATACTGCACTAATGCTTCGTCATGCAAGCCTAACATTTGTAAGACAAATGCAAGTTCTTCCTGAAGAAATCAGTTGTGATTAAGAGTCGTACATTTCCAATGCTTCGTACGTCTACTAAGATGTAACAATAAGTAACGCCGCGTTATTTTACCTGTAGTAAGAAATAGTGACAGAAATTCCAGTTCGGATGATTCCTACTTTCTCTTTGTTCTCTAATTATATCTTCGAAATGCGATAGTGTTTTATCATACGCGACAAGCATTAAGTGACGTATACGATTAATTAAACCTCTCCATGATTCTGCCGAGCGCATCTCCGATTTCACGGAATTTATTACAGAAAAACATCTGTTCgacatataatatataatgaaacaatttataaagatatatatatactcgTCGAGCGGCcagtaattaattattacatCACCTGTCGCCATTCTTAGAAGCAAAATCACTACGTATTTTGTCCAAAACAGTTGTCCTAGGTAATAATTTATTAGTTTTCTTTATATCGTAAGTTTCTACCAAAACGATCATCCAGTCTTGGATCTGATATTGCGTCAGCGTTTTCAACCAAGTATCTATGTCATCTCTGATACTCGTCTTATAAGTATCTACATCCTGAAACCATGATGTACACgatcaaagaaataaaaaatatagcgtcACCTTATATTTCGATAAACTTATATATCTCTGAAAAGATCCAGCTCTGCATAATTACAACGGTGACCTACTTACGGAACATTCACTCCAATAGATATGGAATATTGGCTGTTTTATCAGATGCCAATCCTTCTCGGTTGGAAGAATATCCTTGGAAAATGGCACGAACATCGCCCCGAGTTTAACTTGCTTAATCGGTCTACTGAAtgatctgcgccattccaccaTGTCTGCAGGTATGGCTTGCGACAAACTATTTTCCAATGTAGAAAATAACTTCTCGTCTCCTGTATCTATACGAAAAAGAATCCAAAGGGAAGCATGAAAATTATTATCGATTCTTCTCTTTCTCCGATGAATAcgcattattaattataataagatACGAATaggaaattttcaaaacattctgACTGAGATAAGCATTAACCTATTTAAAATAGCATATGTTCTTCGAAAATGAATGCTGATGATCCAAGAAATCAACTTTAACAGAATTCATTGTCATCTGTTGGAAAGTTTTAAACGCACAAAGTCGTGACACCAAATAATTTCAATCAGTTTGAAAAGGCAAAAGAGGCGTCGCGAAGACTGACagttaaggctgattcagacacgtcgagtaatttagtactgtttcgtgtgtgaacactaaaatttagtcaagtagtttagtaaaacaatggtaaattactaaattcctcgctactcgactaaattactcgacgtgtctgttccagcctttagccGAAGGCATCAATAACAACGCTTAACAGTGTCACCACTGAAAAGAGGTTAAATACGTTGATATTCCGATTAATGAACTTACATGTGATAAGTGGCTTAGTATCCATAAAGGTATTGGTCTTACGTTCACCACCCAAAGACGACCCCCCATTGTAATTCATTTCTAAAGATTGCCAGTTGCTTCGCGAACTTGCTTTCAATCATTACAACTTTACGTCACGTTTGCTACTTTATACAGAAATTACGTTTCAGCAGATTCTCAAACGAAACGCCTGCCACTCCGACGACCGTTCTGGATTAAATTACGAGCGATATTTCCATTCGTCGCAACTCCACGAAACTTCGGCGCAGTCTAACTAATTGAACATTTCATTTCCATCTCTTCAGGCCAGCTCCATTGAGGTTGGAATCTTCTTCGGTTTAACATGTCGTGTCATATCGATTCTCTTAGAAATCTCGATATCTCGTGCCTCCACCATCTCCAACACAGACAAGATACAGAATAGACCGATCACCCAATGCTATTTTCTGTCACCCGATTTTGGAGCTCGATAAGCCGTTATCATTTCCGTGTCACGCCCAACGTTATCTGCTCAGAATTAAATAagggcacagacgaggtatagaatagacccatcaccttatgggacttcgtgtcgccacccaatctgtgttaccgacccataatttgaggactgaatttagcgacctctgttcatgaacagcgtccaactcagcaactactctgaaatgtgttgaaatgctgaaaggtgtgtgcgtacttgtatacgtgtgacttgtttagagagagagtttgaaataagagggtaggcttttgttacggtatgctttggctcggttggtcaacgactcacgcggatttctctccgaaaatccatttcgtggatcaagacactatggcgttcagaaatggcatttcttcaaagcccgtgcaagctataaattgcaagatgacattgtttattagcactttgcgtacccttgcgaaccctttcacgtatcgtgcgccgaaaaaagtattaaaaattcacgctgttactgatattcccacaagtttctaatgcactgtttaatcattccagtgaagtaataataattggattccgtttgccgccaacactgaaatttacagtaaaatctaattttaaaagtctcgcagaaagttgcatgatgcatgagtgtcttaaaagtttgtctagccctgagaaattcatcggttcagtcaagtgtgtgcatggcatagtgcatattatctcgtgatttctcaattcacaagtatctcactcatatttctccaaatattcctgcaactattcacttacactaagttcaactaaaacgtatttatacattatataacattaatgtatcgaacgattaaacattgagaataaaaaagaattcagtcggcggagaaaatcatttgcaagtccaaggccaaatgttacaaattgcttgatatctcgagttctatcgattatagttaataataatttatactgggcggttagtgtaaatgttgttaacattatttgtcacagcaatagccactggaatggatattttagccgaaaatccatttttgccgaagaattcgctggatttcgcaattgtaactaaccgtcgaccttgttttcatcgggggacatcattcctcgaagtctacataaggagctcacagatcttcatgtactcagtcgtcgtcggtcctccggacttgaaggacctccgggaaccctggagctgccgagccacctggatccactggacttcctggggacctggttcttcctccccctccccccggagctgctgaacttgctggggacctggtcaggatttcatccctggttcttcctccccctcccccctggagctgccgagccacctggatccactggacttcctggggacctggttcttcctcccccgcccctcggagctgctgaacttgctggggacctggtgaggatttcaaccctggttcttccgccagcctctcgcccctctggcctgggttcgtttattcgcttggtgctgatgaaattttggggttcggtaagtcatttaaaattttattgtttcgcgaatgtcgaatctgatttcttcggtcgttttccatcatctgtcctatttccatgcatactttcgagaattttgcgcgagtcgttctattttgtgtatttcttcgatgggtttgcatgatttattttatttcatgcatttcttcgatgggtttaaatgatttatttcattttcgtgaatttcttcgatggttttctctgattcatttcatctcgtcgatgtcttcgatggttttccctgattcatttcatgtcttcgatggtttttcctgatttatttcatctcgtcgatgtcttcgatggttttctctgattcatttcatctcgtcgatgtcttcgatggttttccctgattcatatcatctcgtcgatgtcttcgatggttttccctgattcatttcatctcgtctatgtctccgatggttttttgtgacttctgtcactctttccttcaagtacttatctctgcggtggttttgcatgctcgtgcgtgctctgctgttggtcgaaattatctcgatcgtctccaactcaataagcttttccttaatttctttccaggccgaccacaccgttactaacatatagtagttgattgtttcagcttttcaggttcaccgttactcggggaaactagtgaaaagtgatagtgaaaagtgatcgtgcaaagtgacagtgaaagaagacatctaaggaagcctaggctaatttattatagtatgaagtatttaaggtcccatgtaaaattgccaagcagtcactaaatcgttaactttgttgttcgtttattggctcctcatctgcgatgaggaggttaccgctgcttccgtttgcggaagcaagtgactgagcatggaatcggtatgggtggatcagtttcatcccttggtgttcttgtccaaagggaaaagtttcgggcgtagggggtgcaccttttgatacactgcctgcgtaagtcacccggttcgattacccaatctccgtgttggacggcttgagtcaggtcaagtgtttgctcctgacgagtcgcatcggagcaacaggaatcgtctgggaggcgccgagcgcttttccctttcgacttggacagcagggtggtaggaactgcgccgtccaatacttgtttcatgcttacccttcgcctttccttctttcctgaattgcTTTTAATCGAgcgattgcttggcagttccctagattctatatctaaaccgaagggatcgatggaactttgtttccatccatctctttggtttagtaggcttcatgtacagggagatcgatggaactttgattccatctatctctctacgggtctcgaaacgcagcaacctcctcgtggtgagacctggtaatcgatgAGAATCGAGCCGATAGctgtgattgtcaaatattctaattagatataagaatttctttaacttgcaatactatgtaacttaaaatgttgttcgattgttcctaccgaaccccagaatacgaatatagtgttaagatggaagaataagtgcaagttggaatatttcagcgagatactggaactgttgagtttttcacaatttttaaagtcctctctgcttcagcattttattgaaatatacaaagttacaattcctttgcgaggtattccacgttacatcatgaaagcatgtcttccacaaataatgttgttgtttatataaatttgtatgttaaataaatttgttttgcgttaaataaacccgaatagggcagcaaggttaaaaggcgtatgtgttcttgttttgttgcgatcctgCCTTCTCGGTCGTtacacggaatacgtttataaaacgacctttaaattgttactctaacagaatcatttttaaatcgcgggtttcgaatgacctagttttacccgtggtgaattctaattcctaccacgcgtagcgttacaatctattTCGAGACTtaaccggtaacgttgcacgtgacacgaaaatggtaaggggatTCGCGAGCCCCTCGAGCGTGTGACataaaattacattgcgtgataggtctatcgtatATCTGATCTGTGATTATAATTGGGGCACAGAAAAGGTaaacatttgaaaattattatttccgaAAACTTCAAAAGGCTGTCACTTTCTTATTAGACGTtagattcaattaaaatttgtacGGAATCTAGTCCCCTACAACCTTTACTCACCGGAGatataggcgttcgaaaatgatTGGTAAGCACAGATATTTAATATCTCaaaatgtttaattaataataaaatgaacTTAGAAGTAATTAAAATACTTATTCATGAAAATCGCGTTCCACGCGATACAAATGTTGTTTTATAAGATCTTCTTCTTTGCTCATAATTGGcgtaattacatttaaattcaTAATTGACCTAGAATTATATTAAGATATATTTAGATGTCACCGTACATAATACATGAACTTGTGATCGAGACCGGAATACTTACAAATCTGAACACAGCGAGCTTAAGTCCAGAGGTATGAGATAACGTTTGTGCGAGGATAAATCACCAAATGGGTCGTCTTCGTTCTCAAAATTGTCAAATCCTTTCAGTCTAcaagaataaatgaataaaatcaATATTTAGCTTACATAAAGATCATACGatcaataaattattttcaaatctaaTTAATGTTTGCTGCAACGTATATGCCTACCTCACGATGAAATGTTTGTGCCGCTGTATCATTGATGCGTCGACATTACGTTTCGCTAAAGTAAATATTATGGGAAATACTATGTCACGAAAATCAGCAATTTCTACATAATTATGTTGGTCAGAGCTTTTTACAGAGAAATCTCTTTTAAATCTTCGTTTAATTAAAGACCGCGTTGTCCGCGTGTCTATCCAAATAACACGGGCTCCTCTATTAAGCATTTCGGCAAACCAATCGGAACCGCCAATTTCAGCCACATGATTCCACTGTATTCCATCGTACCAATCGTGtatcttgaaatataaaagattagTCGATTTCTTCTAATCGACGTTAACGTTTCGGAAAATAGGATTATCAACAACTTACGAGACACTGGCAAACTGTACCAAGTATTCCACGAAAGTCTGCCATTAATGTCATGAAGGATTCAGAGCTTTTAGGATACAACAATacaatatctgttcctgtgttGCTAATGTTATCGCAAAATAGATTCTCCGTATCTTTTAAAGCACGCATAACCATTTTACTGTATTTGTGCTGATTAGTCTTCGCATTACGTTTACTAGGACTTATGTAAAGTTTCACTTTCTGTATGTTACAAGTGTATATCATACAGATAAAGTATACAATTACAAGCATCGAAAGCATAGATAACATGATAATAACAATCGACAAGAACAGATAGAAATTGGCGTTATTGTCGACTTTGATACCAAAATGTGTAGGAATATATTGACACTCTGCGAAGAAGTTTTCAATTGGCACTTACAATTTATGAATATCCATAATTTATGGTAGAAACTAGAATACACAGTGTTTCATGCAAGATATGTATAGGCATGATAATCTTCATTTACCTTTGAACCATTCACACAGACCGTTCCTATTCATAGGGGACTTCCAGAGAGATCTGCTTACACATCTGGgatcgagtaaaactattacgacacaatattttgtatttcttaaGGATTCAATTGTAAAGTTTAGTTTTCTTTCGTACACCCCGCTTGTTATCTAATTGATAAACATAAATTTGTTTGAATCATCAAAGTAGCGTACTGTAATAGAAAAATGTTAAACACCTAACTTACCAAACTTTTACTAGAATTATCAGGCTTCTTTTGTATATATTccttttttaacaataaaacatTAGTAAGTACCAATAGATCACTAATAAATCTTGTAATGTTAAAATATTACCAAAACATTGAAACTCCAActattgtttgaaatattatcGCTGTTAAAATTACATTCTTCGTGACCCTCATAGGTATACATAGTTCTCAGCCACAATATAGCATTTTCAACTATTGACGTAGAAAAGTCAATTTCGAAGTAAAGTTCATTACtgtaaaatttaaatagaattttattttactttctcgaaacagttactGCGAGAGATGTTAAATagttaaaattataattcttaaCTCACTGCTCCTTTGTATTATTAGGTAAAATGTTATATACacatttcaattttggttttacAACTTCCGTACGACTGTAATTTGTCGTGAAAAATCTGTTGCTTTTCACAAATCCACCTCTGCCGAAGTAGATTTGAACAGCATAGCATGCCGTAAATATATATCGAAAAGGTATCCTAATGCTGCGCTGGAATAAAACACTATATTAAGTGTATCAAAGTGTTGAAAAAGGATCGCTAttataaatatagaaataaaggtAATTACTCGATGCTCGTTGTTATTTGAAACGAAGCATATGGTATTTGTAGTATGTAGTTCAGTGtctatattttcaaaatcatAACTGATACATGCTTTTTCATTAACCGATTCGTTCGCGAATAAAGTAATTTCATATTTGCAGGCTCCCTTTGGTGGTATAAGATTAATCTCTATATCACCTGTAAAAgatcaaatattatttaatagattTATTATCATTTTAATGCCTAGTGGCAAATACGTACGTACTTATTTCATAGCCGTTTatatgaaattgaatatttatgtTACTATTTACCAGGAAAGTTGGTTCCATCTTggtaagttattggtataatatttacatttgGAATATCTTCATTCCCACAAAATTCTAAGAAATCTAAGGTCGAAACATTGTTGCTGTTTGATGTTTGACATCCATCTGCGTCGCAAAAATACTATAAATAAAGAACGTATACACATCTGTGTATTTAGTATTCTCAAAACTGGAAAAAACAaaactttcaaattttataCTCACGTTGCATTCATCCAAATTCGAAATAACAGAACGCACATGGACGATATAAATCGCAATTACAATATAACCTTTGTGCATAATCATTGAATCGCAGTTTCACGGAAACTATTACTTTACATGCAATTGTAAAGCTGAACGATCAATTACGTTTACGTTCAAAATTTTACACTttccataaatttttaaaattcatgttttCGCGAAAACTATATACCAGATGCTCTTTGGATTGGAAAAAAGTGCAACATCGATAATATGTGACCGTGAAATCATCCGATTCGACGCACATATTTTCGAGCAACATATTCACTTTCACACTTTACCGTATGGTGTGTGACAGAAAGAAATGCAGGCACGATGTGACGACAATATCAGACAACACAGAGCGTCAAAAATAcagcgaataacgaataactaATGCATGTGCACGCATGTGCGCACTGGctgtttcagtcagaattgTCGGTGTGTACAAACTTCATTGAGGCAACTTCACAAGGTTTAAGTAAATAGAACAGCTGCTGGTGAGATGCAAAATATTGCAAGTCATTGGTCTGATATAGCATTCAAAGAGCAGGGAGAGTTAGAGAATAAAGAAACACATAAGGTGCACCTGATTTGTCAGGAAAGAATATTTCGCTAAATTCTATAAACGGTTGATACATGTATTTCGAATCTTTGTATTGAAACCAGCTTAACACAAGTATATGTAGTATAAAATATGGTTACGAGGGCTACACGGATTTTAAACACTCAATTGCGTATGCATCTTAAAGTTATGTACATCTTTCCATACTCACGGCGGCCTATAATTACAGTAAATGAGGCCAGAACTATAATCATCACCCTACTCACGGCCAATGGGATCGTTCACAATAAATATCGGTTGAAAAAGAATTTGCATTATTCTAGATAACTAGAATAGCACAGAAGTGCTACATGGCTGTTGATTTCCGGTTAGAAAGATTACTGCAAAGAGACTTATTACGCATTTTTCACAGCCTATCTAGCACTCTTACTGCAAAGCTTCTCTAAAAAGAACCCGGTTTCTAAAAGTAAAATCTCCACGTTACTGAACGTAGAAACGAACAATCGCGTTGTGTACACACTATAATAAACGTCCCGTAGACGAAATTTACGCGCTATAGTACAAATTATGGAAAACGGGAGAAAGTACTACTATTGTATTTTCTAAAATCATGCTAAAGGCTTATTCGCGTTACTTAAATCATTTTCAACgcgcaattttttttcctaAGACAGATACGCGGGATATCTGAATAGCGCAAACAAGCCTCACGTCAAAATCGGTCGCGTTCGTTACAGGTCTCGCCATGGAAGATACTCGACCATTTATACACTTAACATTGGCTAGCAATATAAACCATTCCCTTGGTTCTCGATTACATATTTCTGCAAATACTGAACAGCTTTTTCGCTCAAGCCAAGACTCGGCAAATCTTTCTCGAACTGTTCCAGCGTGCCAGCACCGGCTATGTAACCATTCAACTTCGCGGCTAACGGAGAATTTCGAAGGACTTCGTCGCTGATCAGTCCCGTAGCTTCCATTAACCATGGATGATTTCTAAGCCGATACTTTTGATGGTAGCTGTAAAGGAAAGAACGCAAATatcttttgtaaaaataatCGACAACTTGTCACTTACAGATTTGTGACGCGCGATACTTACTTTTCAGCGGGGTAAAATCGTTCGAATTTTCTAATCTCGGTAAGGACCAGATCTGTACGTTTGCGTTGCTCCTGTTCACATGACTTCTCGGCTAGCAATTTCTGTTCTTCATCGTGATACAGAACCAACGACATGTACTGAAAATTTACGAAGATCAATATTTTCAAGATAGAATGAAAGGTGAACAAATCGATCTACCTGTCTCTTAATCTTCGTAGTAAGACCGTACTCGTGGTTCTGCCAAAACAGAGCGAGCAGTTGCGAGTACGATATCACGTCTGGATTGTACTCGATATCAACCACTTCCGTGTGATCGCCCCTACGATAAGAATAATGAACGAAATAATAAAGTAAAAGAACGACACACGCAGCTGAAATTAAAACGGAAATGTACATGTTTCTGTAGGTCGGCAACTCTTTTTGCCCACCGGCGTATCCCACGCAAGTCCTGATCACGCCCGGTAAAACGCCGAAAAGGCTGTCGCCTGCCCAGAAGCAGCCCATTCCAAACGTTGCGCGTTTCGCTTGGATCTTTTCGAGTTGTTCAGGCATCTTGTTCAACTAATGCGCataaaagaagaagagaaagaaattgcATCGTCGTTTAATAAATCAGATAATCGTATTGATTCGAGAGGCACGAGTTGCCAACTGCCATCGCGGCATTACCTCG
It encodes the following:
- the Sidl gene encoding SIDL trafficking protein particle complex subunit 10 isoform X1, whose amino-acid sequence is MNYNGGSSLGGERKTNTFMDTKPLITYTGDEKLFSTLENSLSQAIPADMVEWRRSFSRPIKQVKLGAMFVPFSKDILPTEKDWHLIKQPIFHIYWSECSDVDTYKTSIRDDIDTWLKTLTQYQIQDWMIVLVETYDIKKTNKLLPRTTVLDKIRSDFASKNGDRCFSVINSVKSEMRSAESWRGLINRIRHLMLVAYDKTLSHFEDIIREQRESRNHPNWNFCHYFLLQEELAFVLQMLGLHDEALVQYDELDALFTQFVLNSNAGDTPIWLNLFQTPLNNWPGVNLSNGTNHHLRYLLAECKASLLDLRSYLFSRQCAMLLALNKPWEVAQRCLSFVHNTLSELRILEVQRPEGSIECWSFLCALEVLQACQLSSYNIDNNQQLDLCSLHTASLWALARDKLGDLGKLCGLMPGNEPSSEQLHTVVYLIAGMGDSESQMEGKLTPTDKLKEALSSKEAFKKQYLEHAELAMGTYKHVGRIRSARLIGKELAQFYSELGENQKAVAFLSDALKTYTDEGWAHLAAQTQLELAQCYKRMDDVEKYTKVCAAIASLDVLHVTVRNTYFAEMFGYMKMISSPQPLLIELGCAFLILSMEVKVMDKVVQDCVVNIEISVQSLFPREVKCTMASISIEEIQKPLVPNKKKGSKLPAEPTMPLLSKCTLEDMKPFDPTLLQLQVYSYLDYKEDKSLGSASVVHRNTKPVVRRSDSTKHRKPSVNAKGDFSRALTCDGFIMKPSVNTFTLVRRVDQPGFYKVGQLSLVIEEKLEFLSPVLNPRLCYEVAKTQPTISLKCGRDLLAGLAQDIELIIMSGSIKIAKEMKLKLRTSRGLAVQIDGSQEVMSKELEIPLPVCEPFQTIRLQLKVLADLPPKKDTLSMEHKLNIQCPWGSEEGIPFHFGPPLMSTMKLHTAKRRKFLQIVVTGLTTQLLQLTEPELTTVTSIDVTFKSLNPIAGQRLVIGNGINVSFMWELEIGKDEKSMMPIKTDFRVKYMPINDTEELSDLRTNDDPLHIHNLKRVENASSVYRCNFDITDYVTLFTVSSKVEPAGNGGEFCRAGSMCHLYLTVTRLLPSPNPNPPPQLMYEVLADQAMWAVCGRTAGIVSLEVLEKQSVTLDVMPLTSGYLPLPVVRLSRYIPAPESKSDIRKSEIGSVPRLEPFSPGQVYNASKAQQVHVLPAAPSEAN
- the Sidl gene encoding SIDL trafficking protein particle complex subunit 10 isoform X2, which encodes MVEWRRSFSRPIKQVKLGAMFVPFSKDILPTEKDWHLIKQPIFHIYWSECSDVDTYKTSIRDDIDTWLKTLTQYQIQDWMIVLVETYDIKKTNKLLPRTTVLDKIRSDFASKNGDRCFSVINSVKSEMRSAESWRGLINRIRHLMLVAYDKTLSHFEDIIREQRESRNHPNWNFCHYFLLQEELAFVLQMLGLHDEALVQYDELDALFTQFVLNSNAGDTPIWLNLFQTPLNNWPGVNLSNGTNHHLRYLLAECKASLLDLRSYLFSRQCAMLLALNKPWEVAQRCLSFVHNTLSELRILEVQRPEGSIECWSFLCALEVLQACQLSSYNIDNNQQLDLCSLHTASLWALARDKLGDLGKLCGLMPGNEPSSEQLHTVVYLIAGMGDSESQMEGKLTPTDKLKEALSSKEAFKKQYLEHAELAMGTYKHVGRIRSARLIGKELAQFYSELGENQKAVAFLSDALKTYTDEGWAHLAAQTQLELAQCYKRMDDVEKYTKVCAAIASLDVLHVTVRNTYFAEMFGYMKMISSPQPLLIELGCAFLILSMEVKVMDKVVQDCVVNIEISVQSLFPREVKCTMASISIEEIQKPLVPNKKKGSKLPAEPTMPLLSKCTLEDMKPFDPTLLQLQVYSYLDYKEDKSLGSASVVHRNTKPVVRRSDSTKHRKPSVNAKGDFSRALTCDGFIMKPSVNTFTLVRRVDQPGFYKVGQLSLVIEEKLEFLSPVLNPRLCYEVAKTQPTISLKCGRDLLAGLAQDIELIIMSGSIKIAKEMKLKLRTSRGLAVQIDGSQEVMSKELEIPLPVCEPFQTIRLQLKVLADLPPKKDTLSMEHKLNIQCPWGSEEGIPFHFGPPLMSTMKLHTAKRRKFLQIVVTGLTTQLLQLTEPELTTVTSIDVTFKSLNPIAGQRLVIGNGINVSFMWELEIGKDEKSMMPIKTDFRVKYMPINDTEELSDLRTNDDPLHIHNLKRVENASSVYRCNFDITDYVTLFTVSSKVEPAGNGGEFCRAGSMCHLYLTVTRLLPSPNPNPPPQLMYEVLADQAMWAVCGRTAGIVSLEVLEKQSVTLDVMPLTSGYLPLPVVRLSRYIPAPESKSDIRKSEIGSVPRLEPFSPGQVYNASKAQQVHVLPAAPSEAN